cacctaaacatgcatttctattgcaaccaaaaataccagggctagactaaacatcaaagaacaactccctagttgacaacttgatcatagcacgcacggaataaatcctacgaaatagacaagaggacaacatggcaaaaatatcgcacgaactaacttactcaaaagctaaaactaattacacagaaaaatcccatggatttttctaccccgaaaacatataaattacgtggggttgcacaacaaaaaaataacaccacacgtaaatgcgagataataacctatacacggaaaataactagcggcaaatctctacacgcaaaaatacaaacatcTACTCTAAAATACTTGAAAAAGTGGTTCCTAAGACATGAAAATTTATACTACGACATTCGAGCAATCtggaccgcaagaaaaataaatacgggacgttcccctattgggacagcatgctAAACTAGACGTTTGAcacgttaaactacgtcaaacaattatgcaagttgcaaaatcgtattctacgcgcaaagctacacaaaaaccatatacaactcatcgcgatccgaaGTACAGATTAAAAGATACGGACGTTCTAAAATccgtctatttttctggaatttaataattTCGAAAAATCCCTAATTAACTAACCGGGCCGAAACCAGCATGGATCACTATCTAGCACCTAGGCGAAAAAAAACATAGAGGGCCGAGGggagctcaccttgggccggctcGGATCGGCCTGGTGAGGAGGCTGCGGCTTGAGGCGGCGGGGCGACGCGGACGGGCCGGTGGGGCGGCCTGGCAGGCCGAGGCGAGGCCCACACGGGCGAAGCGGGACTGGGCCGGGGTGACGCGGGGCCCAGCTGGCCGCTGGAGGCTGGCGGATCGGGGGGAGGCCGATCCCGTGGTCAACTCCCTCGTtcgatccgatctggatcggggacgAGGCGACGGCGGTTGCGGCGAGCGCCAGCAGGGCTGCGGCCGGCGGGAGGACCAGATGACGGCGGGGACGAGGGGACGGCGAGGCGGCGCCCATGGCCGGCGGGCTGGAGCCGACCTCCATGGCAGCGGCAAGAACCTCTCATGGCGAGCAAGAAGAGAGGCGAGCAGGGGATGGCGGCGCGGGGAAATCGCCGGAGGCGCGACTGACGGGGCCGACGTGGTCACAACGAGGCAACTCCGACGAGCGGCCAGCCGGAGGTGAGGCGCGGGGTCGGTGGCGCTGGACCAAGGGGGTTGTGGCTCGGTGCCATGGGAAGGAGCCCGGGGCGGCGGTGTCCGATCCGGCTCGCGCGGGCCAGCGGCGGCGCCAGATGGGCTTGGCGGGCCACgcacgggctcgggcgggcctggcGGCTCGGAGGGAGACAGGGGAGAGAGGAGCTGCGGCTGGGGTTggtggggcgcggaaaacgaggtagATGGCTAGGGTTTGATGTCTAAAATGCAtggggaggtctatttatagacaaaggggggctaggtttagcggaattTCGCCCTGGtttcaaccgtgcggtcggattcgaatgATTCCGAATGCGGGAACGGATACGTGGCCATGTGGAGTGGTTatctggagacgagagggagaacgggcggcgtggcaacaatttttaaaacaccgacagacgtccgacgatagaccgaatacggtgccgctacggtcgaccgttcgggtacgagacggactccgatcgcgacgaaaattTGAGAGGCGgattagctatattaaaataagaccgcacgtcaaattccaacccaatcagagaaagtcttacgcacacttttaaaacagggtttcgacgatgccgcgggcgcgtgcgtgtgtgaacgggttcagaacgaacaacgacgagaaccggcaactaacaacggatgcatgttttgaaaactggcagcaacggggtgccgatgcaatgcagatgatgcacatgatgcgatgatgatgcgacaaataaaataagacacgcgacgaaaacggaatagaaggggaatcttctggaacgtcggcatcgggctgtcacacaacaCCACACCCACACACAAAGCACATCTCCGCTGACCCGCACACCTCCAACAAAGTCACCGTGCCATGACCAAGAAGGATCCACCACCATCATCGCCGCCGGGGAAACGCCGACAAGCCGAAACCATCCAGATCCGGCAACTCACCACCGCTTTGAACATGCTCTACGATAAACACGCTTCGAGCTATGCATCCTCAAGATCTTTATGTAAGTTTAATGCATAAAAGTCAGCACAGCCAATTGGAACACATTTGAAAATATAACTTATTATGCAAATTGATAAAAACCAAAGTACAAAGATTAAAAAGAGGAAAAGAACTGAGAAGGAAAAGGGAAGAACCTGAAAAGAAAAACTAGAACATGAATGAAAAAGTCAGAGAAAATAAAACTAGAGAAAAAtgtaaaaaaattaaaagggTAGTGGAGCATCCATCTCCTTTGAAAAGCTATGTTTTTTTGTCTTCAAACGATGCCACGACCGGCCCACCTCCTCTTCGGTGGCCCTAGGGCCATGATGGCGCGATGGATCGTGACTCTTTGCGTGTGAGAGAGCTTCGTTTTTAAatgtttttttggttttgttaGGATTTGTGTCCTGTTTAGAAAGTCGAGACGATAGCGGCTTCCTGAAGATGGAATACGGTCGTCCCTTCCTAGCCCTCGTTTAGATGATGGCTCTAGCATCATCGGATTGTGTGTGGAGTAGTGCCTTCGACGGATCTTGCAAAATTCGATCGGTGATTGTCTTTTGTGGATGTGGTTGGATCCGGTCTTCATTCGTCGATGTTCGTGTGCCGTCAGATTGGATCCTTCCTATCTATGTGTCTCTTCATGTGTGATGGATGTTGTTCTGTTGCGCTATTCCTATCGGGCCTTAACACTTTTTGACTGTCCACTACAACAAGTTTTACTCGACTCCGACGAGGGACGGTCGATGACATCGACGCACCTTCGGCTCTTGTAATTGTTGTTAGGTGGTCTTCGTATCttagatgatttttttttctggtgtTTGGTGTACCACCCATGATTGAAGATGAATGAATCAGAAGTTTGCCCAAAAAAAAAACATATCACATTTTCCTGCTGTTGGGCTGTGCGGCTCTGGCCCGTGAACCTCGCCACTGGGccagcctccccccccccccccctctctctctctctctctctctgtcgccGCGTGATGCACTGGACCTCGGCAGCGGCGAACGGCGGCCACCGCCACCTCTTCTCACAGCAGCCGCGCAGTGAGAAAAGGTCAGTGAGCACCTCCCCCCgccaccccctggtcacgcctaccTGCACAGGCTGACTGCGCGGTGTGCTGCGTGGTATTCGTGGTTGGGGAATCGGGATGCTGCCCTCCATGATAGTACTACTCATCGCAGATCCCCCAACCGCTCAAGGATTGGCCAAGTCGAGCTCACGCGTCTTGTAGGACAGAACCAATCGAAGCAAACTCTTCAATTTAGAAACCCAAATGCCATAGCAGGGCCAGTTTGTTGGCCTGACGTTGATTGTTCAGACCCGGGCCTGCTACGGGCCCTAACATTTGGGGGAAAATTCCGGTGCCCTCTCAGTTGTTCTCGGTATTTTGTTTTCCATTCTACTAAGTGCTGCTTAAGAAACGTGTACTCAGTACTCCGGTGTGAAGTTTTGTGTGCGATATGGTTCATGTCTGTTCTGGCCTTCTATTGAGTTTGAGTAGATGCCGTCGAATCCTATCAATGTCCTGGCGTTCTCCACCTCGGTTCAGCTCCATATATGTTGGATCATTGAGGAACATGCTTTTTGATTTTTTGAACAATAAAAGCATGTTCCTTAATGATCCAACATATATGGAGCTGAACTGAGGTGGAGAATGCAAGACATTGTTAGGATTCGACAATGGTTTGCAATTGTTTACTACCATAGCAATGTTATAGTttcagaaaaaaggaaagaaataatGGACTACACATTTTTTCAAGTGTTGTGTAGTACATTGCCGTGCTTTTAAATACTGTTTAGAAACATGTGATGTATACTTCCCGTGCTCTTTACATTGCCGATGTGAAGTTTGCTGCGTGATGTGGTTCATCTATAGTTTTAAATAGCCGGCTATAGCCCCGCTATAGCCTTTTCAGTAGGGTGCCGCTAAATGGTGTCACGTACAAATATGCCGCTATAGCCCGATATAGCCCGCTATAACTCCGCTATAGCTGATTTTCAGGCCTGCCGCTATTTACCatagcccgctatttaaaacattAATCATCTTGCCTTGTATAGTTGTATTGAGCAAGCGATACTTCTCTAAAAGGACATTTTCCCCAACGTAACTGAATCCTAGTAACGTGTTAGGATTTTCCGCTTCAACTCTCCACTCATGTGGAATTTTTAAGGAGTATGCCGGATATGAAATGAGTACCTGCTCATAATTTCACGCTTGTTTACCATGATACATAATAGTTTGAGAAAGTGAAGGAGAGGAATGAATTAAAACTTTACTCTGTTAGCATCCAAGCAAAAGGAGCATAAGAATAGTCAGTAATTAGTCAGTCTGCCATGTGCACTGGACTACAAGATAGTAATTGTCTAATAACTTTCTATCTTAACTGAATTTTGCGTCTGCAGTTTGGTGTCTATACTTTCAAGCAAGGAGACTACTTCCTGTATGGTTGGCCTCATGAAAGGATTACGGTGGACACACTTGCAAGCGGCTTCAAGCACCTTCAACATCTGCTCTTCATACCGTGTGCCCCGGAGTGTAGGATCCAGGACCTCAAGCTGCTTTCCTTCTGATTTCATTTCCTGTACCCAACTGACAAGTTCTTTTGATGAAGATAAGACAAGGACAGGTCGCCTTCCCGTGAGCAGCTCAAGCAGGACCATGCCAAAACTGTACATGTCACCTCTCAATGTAGCAACCCATCCTTGCCCATACTCAGGTGGGATGTAGCCCGGGGTACCAACTAGCTCAGTTGTGAAATGGGTTCTACTGTCAATCAACCTGGAGAGCCCAAAATCTGCAACATAAGCTTTGAATTCTTTGTCAAGCAAGACGTTGCTGGACTTGATGTCACGGTGGACAATGTGAGGCTTGCAGACACCATGGATATAAGAAAGGCCCCGGCTTGCTCCTTGTGCGATCTTGAGCCGTGTTGGCCAGTCAAGAAACGAACTCACACCACCATCCCCGTTGTGAAGCCAGTCATCCAGGCTGCCATTCTCCATGTAGGGATATATGAGGAACCTTGAATCTCCCTGTATGCCATAACCCCAGAGCGGTACAAGGTTGTCATGCTGTGCCATTGAGAGTGCATCAACCTCTGCAGTGAATTCCCTGTACATCAGACACATGTCATCATTAAGCTTCTTGATAGCCAGTTTGAGGCCATCAGGTAAATCAGCCTTATATACCAGCCCATAACCTCCACACCCGATGATGTTCTCCTGGTGAAAGTTATTTGTAGCCTTCACAATGTCAGAGAATGTGAGGTTACTTTCTTCTCCCTTTCCTCGTGGCACCATCACTAATGATTCTTCAGAACCAATCTCGACTGAAATAACTTCCACATCTCCGTTATTGCTGCTCCCGTTTTTGGTTATGAAACTGTTATGCCTGAATGCTGCAAGGAGACCCCCGAGCACAAAAAGAATAGCAGCTCCTCCAAAGAACACACCGAATGTAATTGCCATAATGGATCTCTTGCTCCAGTGTTTTCTGAAGCCTGAAGGTCCTTCAGTTGAATCACAACTGCGACGAAGAATATGGCCACACAACTTTGGATTCCCCTCAAAGCTAGAATTTGGGAATGTGCTTAGCTGGACTCCGTCTGGAATTTGTCCTTCGAGGTCATTGTGGGAAATGTTGAATGCTGAAAGGAAGTGCAGGTTCTTCAGTGCCGATGGGATTATACCTGTGAGACGATTGCTAGATAAGTCCAGCACCCGCAGATTTATCAGGTTGCAGAGCTGCTGTGGTATTTCTCCTGATAAGCTATTTGAACTGAAGTTCAGTATAACAAGCGAGTTCAACTGACCAATCTCCTCAGGGATCACGCCGGTGAACTTGTTATTTCCTAGATTCAGCACTTTAGGGAAAGCACTGGTTATCCGATATTGACGTGATGGTGTTGCGTAAACAGGCAGTTCAAAGGCTCTTGGGTCCAAACGGGGTGCAACCTTATCTGAATTTAACATTGGCATCTCCATTAGGGCTGTTGGAATTTCACCTGTAATCTTATTATGTGATATGTCTAGATGGAACAGTAACTTCAGGCTTTTGATCCAGCCTGGTATTGGCCCACTGAGTTGGTTATCTTGCAAAAATAACATCTCTAGCTTTGTCAGCTTTGATAGCCAAAGGGGTATGTTTCCAGACAACGAGGAACTAGCTATTGAAAGAACCTGAAGATTCTGAAAACCATCAACTATTTCATCTTCTGGCATGGACTCGCCCTTGAAGTTGGTCCCCCCGATAAGTAGGGAAGTGAGGTTCCTACAGTTCTTCAGTATCCAGAGTGTGTTTgtgatatttgtaaaattgttgaaACCAAGTGATAGGAAAGTGAGGGATCTCAAACTGGCTATTCTAGGTGAAAGCTGACCATGCAAATTGTTTCCAGATATGCGCAGTGCAACCAGCTTTCTGCAAGAGTATATGCTTTCTGGAATTGTGCCGGTGAAGTTGTTGTACAAAAGATCTAAATTCTTCAGATTGAGCAGGCTTGAGAAGTTGACCTTGGTAAGTTCTCCGTTGAAGTGGTTGCTCTTGAGATCAACTGTTATGAGATTTGTGCAGTTGCTCAGAGCTGACGGCAGCTCACCTGACATGTTGTTGTGGTCCAAATGCAACTCCTCTAATTTCCTGAGCTGGCCTATTGAGTCGGGAATCTTGCCGCTGAAATTGTTCCCTCCAAGATTTAGGTTAGCCAGATTTCTGAGCTTGATTATTTGCACGCCATCGAGCTCTCCATTTAAATCATTGTCCGGAAGCGAGAGGTACTCCAGTAAGGAAGCATCAAAGAGTTCATTGGGGAGAGTCCCCCTGAGGTTGTTGTGTCCAGCCTTGAGCACTCTGAGCATGGAGCAGTTGCCAAGTCCTGGAGGGATGCTGCCTGTAAATTGGTTGTAACAGAGCTCAACCACAGCTAACAATGACGAGCTGCTGCAGAAATGACTCGGTACTTGCCCAGTGAAGCTGTTGTTGCTGGCGTTGAGCGCGACCAGGTTGTTCATCACTTTCCACGTGGACGGAAACCCTCCCGTGAACAAGTTGCTCGAGATGTTCAATACCTGCAGAGGCCGAGCAGGGGTTGAAGATGGCAGCTCTTGCATGTCTCCTCCAAGGCGGTTGAAGCTGACATCAAGGACGACGATGCTGTCGGACGACACCAGCTCCAGCGGCAGGCCACCCGACAGCGAGTTGTCGGACAGGTTGACGCGCAGCAGGCCGGCGAGGTTGCCCAGCGATGGTGATACACGTCCCTCAAGGCCCTTTGAAGCCAGCGAGACGTCTGTGACTGACCCATCCGCACCGCAGGCGATCCCTTCCCACACGCAGCAGTCAGTGCTGTTCCGCCTCCAGGATGCCGCGAGGCCACCGTCCGACGACAGCCCATCCAGGAACTGCAGGAGGGAGCCCTTCTCCCCCTCCGTGCAAGAAGTGGCTGTAGATGCCATGGAGAACAGCAGTACCACCACAAGAGCAGCAGCACATCCAACAAAAGGTCCATTGCTGCACTTCTTGCATGAGGAacggagctgcttcttcttcatgGCTGGTGTCCTGAGCAAAGCTTCTACTGGACCTGGTCAGGAAAGAGggcgaggaggaaggagagggaggattgAACTCGCCATTGACCACAGTAGAGAGGAGGTCTGGGTCAAGGATCAGGGGCTGTGCGGGCGCACATCCACACTGGTGCTGCTCTTCACACTTGCACGCGGCCTCGGGCAGCAGCTTCCTGGCGCTCACCCAACGCCATCACGTTTCGGTCGAGGCCGCCCCAATAAGCCAATAATCTATGAAAAGACCAGACCCTCTTGCACAAAAACAATTGGTGCTTTGGGTGGCCACCCTTTGATTCTCTGGTTATTGAATCGGTAAATGGTACAATGATGCATTTGTTTAACTGCATGATCTGATGGATACGATACGATATGATGTGctcatcagagaacttttattattCTGCCAACTTGACTATATATACAAGTCTTTACTTATGGCCGCatattttttctttcctttttggaTGGACTTATATGGCAACATTTGGTCATTGGTCAGTGGTGTCCATTTTTGGTCTCTTTGTATAGTGTGTTTAGTTGGTAGTTACTGTTGGTTCATTCACTCTTTGTTGCCTAACGTGTTTGGCATGAACCAACTTATTTCCATTTTTGTGTGTTTTTCGTGCGAGTTATTTTTTGTAGAGTTTTTGGCAGGGGTTTATCTATTTATTCCTTGTGAATCTAGTTGGGTGTTGGTTGGCTGTCAACTTTTCATAGCTGTGTAAGCTTAGTGTGCATGGAGATGCAAACCACTTCACATAAGGCCATCTCTAACAGAACCCTATTTCGAGGAGTTAAGCCGTGGCTAATCGAACCCCCAACGGTTAATTGCTAAAAAGATTCTCTAAAATTTGAGGAATAAAGGATGTGTTGATTCTCTAAAATTTGAGGAATAAAGGATGTGTTCGGTTTGTGGAATGAAGTGGAACGTAATCAAATTTGAGGAATAAAGGATGTGTTCGGTTTGTGGAATGAAGTAGAACGTAATGGATTGGACCTGAACTTAACGTTccgccctccctctctctcccatgaGCATGGCGATGGTCGTAGCACCTCCCTCTCCTCCATGCCCCTCCTCTTGTTAACATGTAACTCTTGTGTTGTACATTACCATACTTGTACTCTTAGATTACAGGATCTGTAGTGACTCCCTAGGCCTGTGTGCCCCTTTTCTCCGTCTACTTCTCTCTCTCACGAGTACATATGTGTAACATTCTCTCTCTCACGAGTACATATGTGTAACAGTTGTATGAGATCAATCTAGTGAAGGCAAACTATCTCTCCAACTTGGTATCAGACGCCTCCAGCACCTCCCCGGCCATTAGCTTTGCTACGTCGTCGAGCGCCTTCAAAGCTACGTCGTCGGGCGCCTTCTCCACTGCCCCTACCATCAGCCCAACCGCTGTTGTTGGCTCCTCCCCTTTCGTTTTCAaaacccccctcccacctcctagTTTGCGCCCATatttcaccacttgatgtcatcctccatggctcATATAAGATATTCCTCTTGacacaaacccatggaaacatacgtaaccccacatagaactctcacgtagaccatgggttagtacacaaagcgtattgGACAATGCATACCAtgtcatgggatcacttgatccctctctgtacatcttgtacgctttgtgtgttgatcaacttgattcattctttgacttagtcttgatcaaccttgtatcttatcttctctatgaccaatctttggataaaaccttgaatggcaccttggtcatcatataaactacttgaaaccaacagatggacttcaagaaatgcctatggataaatccttcgaatataacttaaggcagccattagtccataggaattgtcatcaattgccaaaatcacacatggagaaatatgctctaacaactttAGTTAACTTCAAATAGGCTATTGAATGCAACggcaaataaagaagaaggaagtGCTAGAGCTAAGAGCTAATATATTCCTAGTCTATGCATGGATAAATGAATGAACACCATCAGCCATCGACTAAGCTATGTGCTACTCATCAAgaagggggtgggggtggggaggggggcaaTCGCCCTCGCCCCACAATTCGGACTAAGCGATGCAAATAGAATAAATTGGGAGAGTGGGTTTCCGTGACTCTTGTTGCTTCAACCAAGCTCTCTTAGCGCGTCAGGCTTGGAGATTAATCCAGTCAGCGAAGAGTTTATGCGCTCGCCTCTTCAAAGCAAGGTACTACCCTAACGCAGTGTCCTTGATACAGTGTTTTCTGGTGAAGCGTCACAAGGGTGTAGGGGAATCGAATTTGGTTTGAAGCTATTGAGGCAAGGTGTAGTCTGGAGGATTGGAAATGGCAACTCCATCCGTATTTGGAGGGATAATTGGATCCCTACTGAACCGTTCCTAAAAATTCTTGGCAGCAGGAAACGATCCAGGACTCGTAGAGTGTGTGATCTATTCTTACCGGAGAGTAAGGAATGGAATGAGGAGTTGGTGAGAGAGGTTTTTTGGCCAAATGATGTGGAGGTGATCTTGAAGATAAAGATCCCTAGTCACGAGATGGAGCATGCTCCAGCTTGGCACTGTGAATCTTCCGGACATTTCTCTGTCCTTAGTGCGTACAAGCTGGCATATAGTTTGAAGCACTCCAATGACAACCAGACGGGTAGTAGCACTGCTCCTAAGGGTGACAGGAATATGTGGAAATTGGTGTACAAGGCCGACGTCCCAAACAAGGTTCGATCTTTTGGTTGGAGGCTAACCTCTGATAACCTTGCCGTAAAGCAGAACAAATGCAAAAGGAATCTGGAGATAGATAAGACGTGCAATATTTGTGGAATGACGAATGAAAATAGTTTCCATGCGGTGGTGGATTGAACCAAAGCCTGTGACTTGCGTGGTCAGATGTGTGGAGTGTGGGATCTTTCGGAGGAAAGGGTCTTTATATACACTAGGCCGGACTGGCTTCTATTACTACTTGCAAAAATCAAACCAAGGCAGCGAAATTTAGTTCTCGTTCTTTTCTAGCGTGCTTGGTTCCTTCGAAATGACGTGGTCCATGACCAAGGGAAACGCTCCATTATTGACTCGGTTAGATTCCTGCAAACTACGTTCTGACTCTTTCGGGTGAGTGCATCGCTACTGATGATAAGGGAAAGAAGCCGATTGATTTTGTTGCTTCCCCGAAGCGACATATGTTAGTGTTGAACAAACCTGGACCGAGTCTGCAGGAAAGTCTAGACCAAGCCTCCGGTTGGATGGCTCAAAGTTAAGACGAATGTTGCGTTCGTAGCCAGTTCTAGAGAATCTAGTGATGGGTACATTATAAGAAATTATATGGGCAGACTGGTAAGAGCTGAGAGCGTAAAACTACTTGCTTGTGCCACTGTAGAAGAGGCTGAAGTTTGTGCTTGTGTCACTGGGTTGAAGGCTGCTTTGAACTTGGGAAATGAAAAGATCATCGTCGAATCTGATTACGCGGCGGTTATTTCAAACATTCTGTCACCTGCACCCCCTTTAGTAGCTTGGAGAGAGCATTATATAGTGATTAGGGAGGTGCTGCAGACTAGATTAGACATTGTTTTTCGAAAGATAGGGAGAGAGGGAAACAAATGTGCTTATGAACTAGCTAAACATTCTGAGATCAGTGGTAGAGGGGCGATCTTTTTGGGCCAACTACCTCTGGATCTGGAATTGCTGGTGCTATCTCATTGTAATGATGGTGATGTTTTGTCAATATAATTGCAATCTTTCCCCTAAAAAAGGAATTATTTATCCTTTCACACATGACAAATCTTATTTAGCTCCACTACTACCATCAGCGATTAGCCAAACCGGGGGACAAAGATGATTAACGACGTGTTAGAAAAAAGGTACACGAAGTGACAAAGTTGCTTTGACTACTGAACCATGTCTAGATTGTCAAAGCGAATTGGCTGATGCATTAACACAACAATAAGCATTTGTAACTTCATAGGCATGCCACATGGTCACTactagtgtcgtggttttgtcacaatagatgtcctcgtgaaaggacttagtggtgaagccatcgcaactatgtggcaactcaaaggggttgatcgggaaacggGAGACAAGTTTACTCGGGTTCAGTttctcagattgaggtaaaatcctacgtcctgctatgtgtaTATTCCTGTGGAAATTGATTACAAAGGTGCAATAAGCCAATAATCTATGAAAAGACCAGACCCTCTTGCACAAAAACAATTGGTGCTTTTGGTGACCACCCTTTGATTCTCTGATTATTGAATCGGTAAATGGTACAATGATGCATTTGTTTAACTCCATGATCTGATGGATACGATATGATGTGctcatcagagaacttttattattTTGCCAACTTGACTATATATACAAGTCTTTACTTATCACCGcacattttttcttttctttttggatgGACTTATATGGCAACATTTGGTCATTGGTTAGTGGTGTCCATTTTTGGTCTCTTTGTATAGTGTGTTTAGCTGGTAGTTACTGTTGGTTCATTCACTCTTCTTTGTTGCCTAACGTGTTTGGCACGAACCAACTTATTTCCATTTCTTTTGTGTTTTTCGCGGGAGTTATTTTTTGTAGAGTTTTTGGCAGGGGTTTATCTATTTATTCCTTGTGAATCTAGTTGGGTGTTGGTTGGCTGTCAACTTTTCATAGTTGTGTAAGCTTGGTATGCATGGAGATGCAAAGCACTTCACATAAGGCCTAGCTAATCGAACCCTCAAACGGTTAACTGCTAAAAAAGATTCTCTAAAGTTTGAGGAGTTAAGATGTGTTCGGTTTGTGGAATGAAGTGGAACATAACGGATTGGACCTGAACTTAACGTTccgccctccctctctctcacatGAGCATGGTGGTGGTCGTAGCACCTCCCTCTTCTCCGTGGCCCCCCTCCTGTTAACACGTAACTCTTGTGTTCTACATTACCATACTTGTACTCCTAGATTACATGATCTGTAGTGACTCCGTGGGCCTGCGTGCCCCTTTTCTCCGTCTACTTCTCTCTCTCACGAGTACATATGTGTAACAGTTGTATGAGATCAATCTAGTGAAGGCAAACCATCTCTCCAACTTTGTATCAGATGCCTCTAGCACCTCCCTGGCCACCAGCTCTGCTACGTCGTCAGGCGCCTTGTCCACTGCCCCTGCCATCGGCCCAACCGCCATTGTTGGCTCCTCCCCTTTCTTTTTCGGTACCCCCACCTCCTAGTTTGCGTCAATatttcaccacttgatgtcatcctccatgggtcatATTAGATCTTTTTCTTGATGCAAACCCATgaaaacatacctaaccccacatagaactctcacgtagaccatgggttaatacagaaag
This genomic stretch from Hordeum vulgare subsp. vulgare chromosome 6H, MorexV3_pseudomolecules_assembly, whole genome shotgun sequence harbors:
- the LOC123403921 gene encoding tyrosine-sulfated glycopeptide receptor 1-like; protein product: MKKKQLRSSCKKCSNGPFVGCAAALVVVLLFSMASTATSCTEGEKGSLLQFLDGLSSDGGLAASWRRNSTDCCVWEGIACGADGSVTDVSLASKGLEGRVSPSLGNLAGLLRVNLSDNSLSGGLPLELVSSDSIVVLDVSFNRLGGDMQELPSSTPARPLQVLNISSNLFTGGFPSTWKVMNNLVALNASNNSFTGQVPSHFCSSSSLLAVVELCYNQFTGSIPPGLGNCSMLRVLKAGHNNLRGTLPNELFDASLLEYLSLPDNDLNGELDGVQIIKLRNLANLNLGGNNFSGKIPDSIGQLRKLEELHLDHNNMSGELPSALSNCTNLITVDLKSNHFNGELTKVNFSSLLNLKNLDLLYNNFTGTIPESIYSCRKLVALRISGNNLHGQLSPRIASLRSLTFLSLGFNNFTNITNTLWILKNCRNLTSLLIGGTNFKGESMPEDEIVDGFQNLQVLSIASSSLSGNIPLWLSKLTKLEMLFLQDNQLSGPIPGWIKSLKLLFHLDISHNKITGEIPTALMEMPMLNSDKVAPRLDPRAFELPVYATPSRQYRITSAFPKVLNLGNNKFTGVIPEEIGQLNSLVILNFSSNSLSGEIPQQLCNLINLRVLDLSSNRLTGIIPSALKNLHFLSAFNISHNDLEGQIPDGVQLSTFPNSSFEGNPKLCGHILRRSCDSTEGPSGFRKHWSKRSIMAITFGVFFGGAAILFVLGGLLAAFRHNSFITKNGSSNNGDVEVISVEIGSEESLVMVPRGKGEESNLTFSDIVKATNNFHQENIIGCGGYGLVYKADLPDGLKLAIKKLNDDMCLMYREFTAEVDALSMAQHDNLVPLWGYGIQGDSRFLIYPYMENGSLDDWLHNGDGGVSSFLDWPTRLKIAQGASRGLSYIHGVCKPHIVHRDIKSSNVLLDKEFKAYVADFGLSRLIDSRTHFTTELVGTPGYIPPEYGQGWVATLRGDMYSFGMVLLELLTGRRPVLVLSSSKELVSWVQEMKSEGKQLEVLDPTLRGTRYEEQMLKVLEAACKCVHRNPFMRPTIQEVVSLLESIDTKLQTQNSVKIESY